cactttcCCTCTGCTGAACCACATAAATTTATTGCTGTGCATCGCATTTTTGGTGCTAGCAACATCAGCAAAATGTTACAAGTACGTAATTCATTGTTTCTGATAtatcctttctctttttttttttttttctctttggaatGATGGTGGTGCTTCTACGTGACATGACGGAGTTTCAGATTATCGAGGGCATAACATTAGGTAGGAGGCTGTGGAGGAAACTGATTGTGGTAGTTGGTCGGAAGGTAGTAGTGTGGTGTCTTGATGCAGTGGCGGATCCAAGATTTAAGGAGTGTGGGTGCTTACtacagaaaaaaaataaaaaattacgtGCACCTAACCAACTTCTtgtttagtgggtgcttttatataatttatacccatttttgtatattttttatgtaattatacctattccgtgtcgagtttagtgggtgccggagcacccaAAGTTGATGTGTAGGTCCGCCCCTGTCTTGATGTGTGTCCATGCGAGCAGTCATAGTTGTGTGTCCATGCGAGCAGTCATAGTTTTGCTCTTATAGTTTTTCGTTCTTCGATTTTTATTACTATCTGTTGTTTTATGTACTTCAGTTATAATATTGTTTTATGTACTTcagttataatattattttattgtatttaccATTTAGAATGTCATATTATGCTTTCACTTCcgttacctttttttttattgaacTGTTTTGGACTGTTTTTTTTGAGCCGAGGATTTATCTAAGACAGTCTCTACTACTCTACTTCTGAGATGGGGATAACATATGCATACGCACTATTCTCTCCGGACACCAGTTTGTGGGACTGCATTTATTGAATATGTTGTAGTTGTTGGTGTCTCTTGACTGGACCAAAGAGAGTGCTCAAGTGTAAACATAAGAGAGATTAAACAAAGCcgtaataaaacataaaacaagataaaataatagaaataagacCCTCACAAAGTAGTACTATACACTATCTAACCGAAAGCACATGCACACCTCACCCAAACCCTCCAAACAAGAAACTCCAACCTACGTGCATAGCCCTACGACTACTAGCATGGCTACACAATCAGTATATATTACAAGTTAAATGCatatatatcaatatcaatataatgctAAGAGTAGTAGTTATAGTGATAATTCAAGAAATGAATCCTTTTGGTTTTGTATGACTGACGATTCAATTTTCAGCAGGAGATACCAATGAATAATAGAGAAGATGCAGTAGTCAGCATGGTTTATGAAGCTACAGCAAGACTCAGAGATCCAGTTTATGGCAGTGTAGGTATCATTTCTGCCCTCCAGAAACATATATTTCACTTGCAATCTGAGTTAAACGAAGCTTCGGCTGAAGCAATGTCTCTCAGAACACAGTTATCCGATGCTTCATCCTTACCCTCATCGCTACTGGAAGGTTCTCCATTCACTCCTGAGAACCACGAGTTTCATGACCATTACCAGAAGCCGAACGAGCAACATGCATATGCTAATAATGACTCAAATGACTTGCTACTACTTCCAGAAGCAGCAGACTATTGTTTCCAAGAAACTGAAGTTCTTCCACTGCCTTACTTGAAATATGGACAACAATAGAATGTCAACATTTGCCTTTCCATTTAACAAACACCTTATCTTTTCCATTGCTGCTAGTTAAATTTTGCAAGATTAACAAATGCAAAAGTGGATTTAGCCAACTAAAAATTGTTCCAAAGCCTCAAATACAGCAGGTTCTCATTCTGAATAAAAGAGGATTTATGTTATATACACTTTACGTTACCAGGCAATTTTAAGAGATTATAGCAGGTTATCACTCCTAAATTCTTTACCATATCATGTTTGATATGAAGAAGTAACTATTGTAATGGTCAATGACTCAATTTTACGTGGTGCAGAAAATAGTATATTTGCTGTCAGTGGTGATAATAGAATACATTCACTTATATTCTTATGCACAAAATAAACTATACTGCAGCTGCAGCtcattcatgaaatcatgcacTAAATAAAATGTACTTCAggaaactgaaatcaaataactCTTTCgaacaaaccatgaaagaaaggTCTCAGAAAAGCGCGCTCGTAAAAGATCCAGGCAGTGAAGCATAAATCATCGTCTAACATTTCACTATCATTAACCGATGTTATCATGGAGAAAGAAGAAACATTCAAACTCATTGACAGTCTCTAGTATCAATACAGCcaaaaaagttaaataaataCCTTGATGATGACTACAATCCACAAAATGAAACTATGATGAAAGCCTGTTAATGCCCGGGCATTCTAGTCAAAGAGAATCTTCTTATACaatcaatagcaacaacaacatatccggCATAATCCCACAACGTGGGGTCCGGGAGGGTAGGATGTAGACAGACCATATCCCCCTATctcagaggtagagaggttgttcccAATAGCTCCTCGGCTCAAGGGAAAAATAGTCCAGAACAGTCCGGAAAAAAAGGTAACAGAAgtacaagaaataaaaaatagtaacaaaaaaTAGTCCAGAACAGTCCGGAAAAAAAGGTAACAGAAgtacaagaaataaaaaatagtaacaaaaataGAGGATAGTAAAAAAGACCGTagttgcaacaaaataatatgatagtcgAAGTATAAGAAACAATAGATAGTAACAAAAACTGAAGGACAAGAATGAAGAAACTACAGGAGCAATACTACAATTCATATCCAATCAATGGCCTATTTTTGAATCCTTATCAGGGGTTATCCGAAGAAAGAACGTTCAAAAATCATTGATATAACATCAGTGTATATCTTGTTACAACTTCAAGTATATATGACAGGACTACTTCAGAGTAAAAggcttgaaggatatagtgatggtCAGAACTACTATCTAAGCCTATCTTGTAAAAGAAGATTTAAGGAACCTTCAAATTACAAGGTAAAATCAGGGACAATTGTTAACAACTGAGATATTCACCCTCTGCGACAAAATGAAGGGCTTACACATTGGCTAAAAGTTAAAGAGTTTAGTAAGGATATAACTATGAGAAagctctgtgtgtgtgtgtgtgtgtgtgtgtgtgtgtNNNNNNNNNNNNNNNNNNNNNNNNNNNNNNNNNNNNNNNNNNNNNNNNNNNNNNNNNNNNNNNNNNNNNNNNNNNNNNNNNNNNNNNNNNNNNNNNNNNNGATTTAGTGACCATGTAAAAGATCCTCGGGTTCCAGCTCCACCCCCAACCGATGTTTAATGGAAGCTTGACTATTCACTGGcaatttgattttcttttgtaattcAACAAACCTCTGAATATCAAAATTAGACTTCTTGATCAGCTTCCTCTGCCTTGAGAGGAAAAGCCTCTTCAGCACATCTTGGTATGACGGGTCTCTAGAAGTAACAAGGAAGTAAGCATAACCTATTACTATTCCAGCAGAAGTTGTAAAAAAAGCAATTGGCTCCATCACATCCCAAGAGAATTCCCAGAACGTAAGACGGAAGAAAAGACCGACTTGCAAAAGGCCAGCCCCTAAACCACACCACAAAATGCGGCGCACATGCTTATGTGCAAGCTcatctattttatctttcttctccTGCAGAATCTTTAGTTCCTCTATTGTGGGGTCATCATCAGGTAGAAGTGCTAAGGGAACTGCCTTTCTAATTTCATCCACTACCTGAAAACATAAGGAAGAAATGAAACTGAGTATTTCAATAGTGAAAAAGCTTTTAAGACGGATGGCTAGAAATGAACTTTTTATTACGAAATGTCACTCAAATTCATATTCAGAAACAACCAAATATGCATTTAAACTCACACATTCTTTCCTTTCTTAGGCAACTTACGCAATAAATTTGTGATCAAAGAAAGCATACTCTAACTCTTTCATGATTTCCTAATTCTCGGTGCCTCATTAAATTAGAAATAAGTAATTAGACGATGTTATGCAACTCTATGTTGCTCGGATTCCTTACAAATTTCGGCGGTTGCATGTAGGATCCTACGAAAATAGTgtacttttggaggatccaacacggGTGCGGCATCATTATGGAGAGTCCAAACAACATATATGCAAATACAGAAAAGAAGTAATTGATGCATGACATGTCCATGCAAAATTAGGACTATTTACGCTATCAACTAATGGACAAAAATCTGCCAGATTTCGGGCAATATGAGACAATGTCCTCAATAAGGTGGGGTTAAGTAATGACCAAACTAACAAGAGTTTGTTCTCCACGATTCCTATattcttgcttttcttttttttttgacaaatccACGATTCTAATATTCTTGCTTATTGATAACCTATTCAAAAAGTTTCAGAATGCAACCATAATATCAAACATCAGAAACTCcaatcaccaccaccaccaccaccacctgcCAGACTGCCTTACACACCTTTCTTGTCTTCATCAAAAGTTCTCCAATCAAAGGAAGTGCATTCACATTAACTGAATCTGCTAAGTATTATATTGATCTAAGGAAACTGTTATTCAACTACGTAACATATCGGTTAATCCAACCTCACACCATTGATCGACACCATTTTCTCGAAATTAGCGATGCCAATAACCTGATGTAACTAACACTTATTAACCATTAATGACTAATTCTGAGGATAAACTGATCAATATAGATCCTTGTTACATTGCATATATACCAAAGGCAGACAGAAAAAGCAGAATAAGTACTCAAAGCTAAAGAAACTATGTTGTTCTTCATGTTGGTTCTTGAAATTTAAGCATATGCCAATGGGTTGTATGCTTTCCCGTTTCACCTTCTATGTTATCGGTAACAGTTTCCCTCACAACACCCAAAAGAGAATACTCGCTctttttcaatttgtttgtctttgaCTTTTCAGTCGGTTTAAAAAGAATGTCTCTTTCCTTTCTTGTCAACTCTTTAGTTTCAACTTTCCATATGACATTTTTAAGACTACAACATTAAACaacattttggtacattctacatatctttaacttaaactacaaaatcaaataatcttctttactttcttaaacttcgtgtcaatccaaaaccagacaaacaaattgaaaccgATGGGGTATTACTCCTTCCCCCATCTTACAGGTCAATATTCCCAAAGACCTCCCCTTTTAATGATCTCTTAGATATCACAGCTAAAAAACGCAAATTTTACATACTAATCATCAAACAAACACCTTTTTACACAACCCCAAATCCCCAGAACAAccaaaaagggggaaaagaaaATTACCTTATCAGGATGAAGATAAACTTTATCTCTGAAAAGCAAAATAACACCAGCCTCATCAAGAACTCTAGCAAAACCAACAGCTTCTTCATGTGTTTTAGCCACGCCCATTTTCTCACACGCCTTCAACAGATCAGCATACCCAATAACCTCCTTTTCCTTCATCCCTAATTTCCACTTCAACTCCTCAACATTCACCAATCTCATCAACCTCTTAGCTTCCTCATGAGTAATACTATCCCCATTCGCATTCCCATTCTTGTTTTCCCCGTTTTCTCCACCCCCATTGGAAGCAGAGGTAAAATAGTACCCACCCAATATTCGGGTCGAACCGAACTGATAATCCATACCCACAAACTGCCTAAACGGTCCCGTCCCATAGTTAATCGAGTTTGTTCTGGCAGCCGATGTAACCGTAACTGTAACTGTCCGTTTCAATAACTTACACGAAGTTCTCCACATTTTTACCAAAATACAGGTAAAAATAAAATTCCCTTTTTCTTAAAGCgcaaattaaattgaaatagtgAATAATAATATGAAGTTATAGTATTTTAAACTCAAGAATTGATGTTGGTATATTGAGGCATGATTTGGGATGAGATTGTTGgaaagaacaatttttttttataatgaaaatatatatatacggGAATGAGGGTGAGATGTGTGTTGGTAACAGTTGAAACGGAGTTTACGAGAGCCCGCTAAACGAGAGAGAAAATAGCAACTTCATGGGAGGGCCAAGTTTTTTTTATAAGTCTGtaggaagaagaaagaaaagggaAAGAGCTGAGCATTACTCGGAGTGTTATGGGTAGGGTTTCCAGCACGTATTTGACACGGCCACGCGGACTCTtcaatttatttccttatttcaaaattgatctaacattaaaaataattgtttcaGAACttcaataattataataaaataatttttttttctgtttcacATTAGTTGCTCatgctaaaaatatttatttcattttagttgtttaattttagttgtttaagttttaaaataaagacaattttattgtgttttttaatattattcctattattaaatgattatatgtaaaatttgttagaatttttgtcctgattttcttatcaaatttaagttttattttttttaaaagaaaaataaaagtaatgtcataattacttttactttttctgaaaagaaaatataaaaatttttcatatttgtcaaacCTCTTTGTAAGAGGAAACTTTATAAATAGAACACTCTCttttcatacaataacacaataatatCCATAATTTAGTCATTTAAAAAGTCTTCTTATTTACGAGAGATTTTCTCCaataggttttatgtttttccaatataagtttttaatatgtaggtcgtttgaccaaaccatataaataatatgttcttaaTATTTATTTTCGTTGTAATCTGAATTATCACCTTTTTGGTTTGCAAACTATTAGCTTCCGCAtaacgccctctcaatttcgaacccaacaagtgataTCAGATACTACAATTCAAAGATTCAATAATTTGGGGAAACGAAATTAACCAGGTTCAAAGCGATTTCAAATCAAGCTGTAACCAGTTTGATGATAATGACGTTTTTGTCCAACTACATATGAAGAATatatttcaatcatattttcaacaattctgTTGtcacatctttaaaaataaagcaCTCTTTTAATCCTATAAAGGGTTcaaatatttttaacccaaaagggttcatatattttttaacccaaaaattctatttttaagcaTGTTAAGCTTGAAGACTATATGAAGAATAAAGATTAATAATGTGAAAAAGATGGATCAATTGAAGAAAATCATGTCAAAAAGAgaagatttgttaggatttttgctctgattttcttaccaaatttaagttttactttttttagacgaaaaataaaaataataccatagttacttttactttttctgaaataaaaatataattttttttcatatttgataaaCCTCTTTTTAAGAAGAaagattttggaactctataaatagaagactaaTTCTTCTCATACAATAATACGATAATATCCACAAAGTAATCGTTTAAAGAGTTTGTTTACAGGAAGATTTTTTCCCAAtggttttatattttctttaatattaattttCACGTGTATGTCAGTTGgccaaattatatcaataatattatctttttattttatattgtgtcatctgaattatcaccatttTGATATAGAACTTTAAGCTTTcgtatgacgccctctcgatttcgaataAGGTTGAATTAGAAAAATACACATCTAATACTTTCCTATGTTCATAAGTGGTTCTTTGAGGTTGTGCacaatttttaagaaattaattatttctaaaaataaaaagtattttaataaaTTGACACTCGataaataaaatatgacactTATTATGAAACAAAATGCTTCGAAGCGACAGCGCACCTCATACGGAATTTCCCAAAACGTTGTAGTGGGTGCTATTTTTTTGGATAATGTGGGTCTTGACTCTTGATAGTTTTGATGGGACAACGACCTTGGTCTAcctttggttattttattattaaaaaattgtgTTATGTAAAATCATTCTTCTGATATAGCTTGGGATAATTACCAGTAAAATTATGTTAAATACAATATTTTGTTTgacttttaatataattaatttgggatgattattatgaaatattagaGTATTTAGTTGTGCAAATTTTACCATGGAAAATTCAGAATTGGCTTTCGTCATGACCTCTTCTATTTATTCCAAGTAAGAAGatgatatcaaataaaaaacAACCTCTAATCTtctaattaaacatgaattaagcATATAACTTCAGATTCTCAATTCTGTCTTTCCTGTCAATATTTATATTGGTATCATAAAATTAATTGCTTATGATTAATGAAGAATTCGCTGATCAAATAATGCTAGGAAATAACTTAATTGCTTGTGAATTACATAATAACGAAATAGTTGCTTGATAATGaagaatccttttttttttctttttaagaagaATCCACTAACAAACATGCCAGGAATAAATTAATGTCATAGACTTGATTTCAGATGTGTTttatgtttaaataaaataaagtaaagattcTTATATTTTTACAGCTTTCCTTGATGTTGCTTCGTTTACCAAAATTAGGAGAAAATATTTGACCAAAGTCCCTTTGAAGAGTTTAATTATGTTGCTGCAATAAACTTAAAATAAGTGTAGTTAATAGCATAAAAATTATTTACGTTATTACATGTGTTAAATCCTTTTTTTTGTGAATATTAAAAATGAAACACTGGCTGTCAGGTGTTGATGCCACGAGTATATGAAAATAGGAATTgcgaaaagaagaaagaaagccAGTTTTTGTAATGAACTATTTTTCcctttgaaaaatatatttgtctaagcaattgaagaaaataatttaaaaatatttttgcgtaatcatttttttttttcaaggatGGTTGGGTTGGTCTATGCCACCAATTTGCTTGTCAAATAATTTGACTTGCACGTTTGCATTTCTCTTCATAAATTATCCACGATCTTGTATGACACGTCCTTCGTGGGTTATTTTCACATTTTGTATCTTGGCCAAATCAAATTGGCATGTGGAGCTTAGAAAAATACTATATTGTATATGTCTCAATCCAACTGTGAAGATATTAGTCGCTCTAAGCATAGGTCTGCACAAATATATCTCTGATGTTAAGAGTCTAAACTCATTTTTATAAGTTTTCTAATTTTCTAATTCTATTATATGATGTCGAATCCTCTTTAAGACGTaatattttacctcttttttttttaagaggTTTGTCCTATGACATGCCTCACATATACCGAATTAAAAACCTTAGGccaatatagatatagatacgtATCTACTCATCATTATTTCTTCATAATAGAGCCATGCtttgtatgtgtgtgtattttgGAAACGTCACGTAATGtagacaaataatttaaaattgttgaaattggaAGCAACAGATAGGTATATATACGTATGAACTCGATGAAAGCTACAATCAATTTAGCTCACATTTACGTATCATCTtctatcttttttaaaatttaatttcataaattcaaaatcttgACTTTGCCTTTGCTGCCACGACATGTTTAGCGTATTGCATGTATTAAGGTTGTATGGAggtgaatttaaaaaaaaaaaaaaaaaaaaaaaaaacattaggaGGGTCAAGGTCTAGGAAAAGATTTGATTAAAGACCaataagttttttaataataGTGGTTTTCGGTGTTAGTTTGTGCGCACCTCAACTATTTCATCAAGTACGCGTCAGTTGTCATCTTTCACCAACATAAGTATCGAGTAACTGTGTGTCACAAAGCATAGGTAGATTAAGAGAAATCGACTTGATACTTTGACCCATTGGTCTACCAGGTCTGTACCAGTAGTGAATTAATTAGAAACAATGCTTACTAGATGGGATTcaatcaaaaatgaaaacaacatacttgtgtattcccacatagtgagatctggggagggtaaactgtacacagtccataccaatgcctccaaagaagtagagagattgtttccgatagacctccggctcaggacaaaaaagacaataaataaagtcgtattaaaacataaaacatgATGAGATAAccgaaataagacacccacagaAAGCACAACCCTACGACTACTATCTAACTGAAAGCACACACCTCTCCTAAACCCACCGAACAAGAAATTCCAACCTACGTGCACAACCCTACGACTACTAGCATGACTACACCAAAGCAATCCTATTCACTAGCTACGACTCACTCCCACGAACTAGCCCTCTAACCTAATTCGCGTCTTCTATACCTTTCTATCGTCCTCAGTAAGGTATAACTGCTTCATGTCAAGTCTAATCACCTCCTTCATTTCaagtctaatcacctccctctagtaTTTCTTCGCCCTACCTTCACCCTttctaaaaccatccatagccaacctctTTCACCCCTATGAAGTGAGACATCAGTGCTACTcgtcatcacatgcccaaaccatctcaacttCACTTCCTGCATCTTGTCTTCGACCGAAGGCACTCATACCTTCTCAAACGAAAATGAAAACTTcgaatatttttcttataaggAGATGAACCATTCCTCATGCGTTGTATTTCATCTAAGGCAAAATCAACCTTAATACAAGCTCAAGTAAACGCGCAAAAGATCAAATCATAAGCGAAACAGGGATGATAAACAACTAGTTATGCAGAGGCAACGAAAGCTCATACAGGAATCTCTTACTTGACATGACCAACTTAACCAGCTCCTTTGCATTTTCAATCTTAGATTGCTCAACTAATCCATCAACAACTCTCTGCATTATATTTCTATAAATAAGCACTTCTGCATCGATAGCTTTCATGCACAAGTGCAGCGCGAAATCGAATTCTTTCGTTTCACAAGCCAAAGGAATAAGCATACGATACGTTACAGCATCAGGCAGGCAATCATTTTGCTCCATCTTTTCATACCACATATTAGCCTGCTCCAAATTCCCTTCGTCAACATACGTCTTTATCAGTGCATTGTAGGTGAATTTGCTCGGTTTGAAACCCTTGTTAACGATCTCCTCAAACAACTGAATCCCGTTGGAAACCTCATTAGCTTTAAGCAAACCTCGTAATCTAATGTTATAACTGCGAAGATCATGATCAATAGTTTTCTTTTCCATCATATTCCACAAGTTTTCAGCTTCAGTAAGCCTTCCACTTTCATAAAGCGCGGTTAACAATGTATTACAAGTCACAGTATTCGGCTTAATCCCATGTTTTTCAATCTCATCCATCAAATGCACAGCAGAATCTACAGAACCAGCTTTGCACAACGCCTTCATCGCAAGGTTATATGACATTAAATTAAGCACAATTGACAATTTCTCGGGCAATTCACGAAACAGTTTGCCAATTTCATCATATCTCTCCGATTTAATGCATGATTCCAAAAGAGCATTGAAGGA
The Capsicum annuum cultivar UCD-10X-F1 chromosome 6, UCD10Xv1.1, whole genome shotgun sequence DNA segment above includes these coding regions:
- the LOC107873796 gene encoding pentatricopeptide repeat-containing protein At3g13160, mitochondrial, with protein sequence MSTISTVRRLRRIFVGSNHNPAAKTPEPTITSLHTTNSTTQGIVNFLKRSSIHPEFRRRISNYETGIYRLVKAQHFSGIHEVIEHQKTYPDIRNEFFVCGLILLYGKAKMYDHARKLFDEMPKLNCSRSVFSFNALLESCIKSERYDEIGKLFRELPEKLSIVLNLMSYNLAMKALCKAGSVDSAVHLMDEIEKHGIKPNTVTCNTLLTALYESGRLTEAENLWNMMEKKTIDHDLRSYNIRLRGLLKANEVSNGIQLFEEIVNKGFKPSKFTYNALIKTYVDEGNLEQANMWYEKMEQNDCLPDAVTYRMLIPLACETKEFDFALHLCMKAIDAEVLIYRNIMQRVVDGLVEQSKIENAKELVKLVMSSKRFLYELSLPLHN
- the LOC107875391 gene encoding LOB domain-containing protein 25-like, giving the protein MSCTLSKKNKHMPCAACKLLRRRCTKDCIFLPHFPSAEPHKFIAVHRIFGASNISKMLQQEIPMNNREDAVVSMVYEATARLRDPVYGSVGIISALQKHIFHLQSELNEASAEAMSLRTQLSDASSLPSSLLEGSPFTPENHEFHDHYQKPNEQHAYANNDSNDLLLLPEAADYCFQETEVLPLPYLKYGQQ
- the LOC107875390 gene encoding calcium uniporter protein 6, mitochondrial, coding for MWRTSCKLLKRTVTVTVTSAARTNSINYGTGPFRQFVGMDYQFGSTRILGGYYFTSASNGGGENGENKNGNANGDSITHEEAKRLMRLVNVEELKWKLGMKEKEVIGYADLLKACEKMGVAKTHEEAVGFARVLDEAGVILLFRDKVYLHPDKVVDEIRKAVPLALLPDDDPTIEELKILQEKKDKIDELAHKHVRRILWCGLGAGLLQVGLFFRLTFWEFSWDVMEPIAFFTTSAGIVIGYAYFLVTSRDPSYQDVLKRLFLSRQRKLIKKSNFDIQRFVELQKKIKLPVNSQASIKHRLGVELEPEDLLHGH